In the Trichoderma atroviride chromosome 4, complete sequence genome, TCACTGTTACGACCCTTGTGATCACTTGATGTACTTAGAATTTGAAGGCAGCTGCTTAGAAGAGAAGCAACCGCGCCTAGACGCAATCAATCGGAGCAGTACGGTGCGATATTTCGCTTTACAGTCATGTTTTATCTATGACTTTGAGGTGAACGGGGTCCAGTTGCATGCTAAATCCAAAATCAGTGTTATACATAAGAGACCCTAAAGCTCTTCATATTTATGAAGAATATATTTGTACTCTGGACCGTCGTTTTACCcgcttctactgcttctagtGCCTCTACTTTGAATGCACGTAGATTACATACACAACAAGCATGGCCATTCAATTCTTCATTCATCCGAAATTATGAGCTAGATTTCGAGGACACTGCTCTCTCAGGGTCCTGCAATCTCGCCAACTCAAGTAGCAGGCGATATACATACACACTCATATCCACGTTTCTCAAGGCTTGAGTAAACCACTTCCTGCCGCGGCCTGCAACCTCCTTCGCCATCTGCTGACCCTTTTCCGTTGAGGTCAAATACATGACCAACTCGGGTAGCTCCTCCATGCCGAGGCTGACTGGGATAAAATGTACCCACGGCAAGAGGCGATCGTCATGCCATTCACGGATAATAGTTTGCTTCAATGGGGCCGATTTAGAAGCCACCATCTTGTACCATCGGCCACTAATACCGTTGCCGTCGAGGTCAAATGTTAACCTTGATTGAAACGCTGCGTCTTTATCTGCCCAGGCCTTTAAGTGGTAGAAGAAGGACTGCCCATGGCACTCTGCCTTTGCACATTAGTAAATCTTGGTGAAAGCAACATCAAATAGCCGACTATTCAAAAACGAAGACGCCACCCGTTGTACAAGACCGCCCTTGTCGGCAAGATATGCAAACTGTTTCTTATCCAACATCTGAATCAGGTTTACGAACCGGTGTCTGTGATAATTCTTCCAGAGCGAGTCTGCAGCATATGCCCCAGATGTAGAACCGGCCCAGTAAACGTTGTTGCGTTTTTTAGACCAGTCTGGGTCATGGGTGTCGTTGTAGATGAACTCTGACTCAGTGTATGCTGGGCTTGGAAACAAAATGTCGCCCATAGTGGACAGGGACCCAGTGGACAGCACAGGAATCATGCCCTCAATCAATTGAAAGGAGGTTGGGCTCATTAGTAAACCGTGCATGTGTTCGTAATCAGGGTGTTTGCAAATGTCCTTGGAGGAAGCCCCATCTTGAACGAATGGCAGACCAAATGAGTTGACTGGAGGTGTGGCATCGGCGGCACTTTGAATCTCGGTATCGTCACAGTGTTGTGTTAGAGCGCTCCATGTCGGAGCTCGCGAAAGGTTCTCCAACTTGACGCCAGTCCTATGATTGGACTGTTCATGCTTTCCGGGAAACACAACTCTGGGCTCATCCAAGTGGTTGACCAGAAACTCCACATCTGGCGGGCCTTTGACGTCGCTCATGAGTTGGTTGAACAACTGACTGACATGCCGGTCAAAACTGCGCCAATTGTGAAGGCATTTTGTATGGCCTGTCTGGCCAGCAAACTTACATGACCAGAGTTCATTTCCTGAGTAGATTTGCACATCTTTCATCACCTGGTTGATCTCCTTGCCGCTATAATTCCACAGTGGCTTAATAGACTCATAAATAacatcaaagtcatcaaTGATTTGTGAGTCGTGAGATTTGGCATAGTTGAACCACTCTTCAAAGCCAGGCGGCGGCTCATAATTATATCGACGACGGTATTCGTCACAAGCGGCAGCGTAAGACTGGGATTGTCCAAGTAGCAAATCATTAAAGTTGGCGTTTGCTCGATTAATCAAGGTCTCAACGGGATGCTCATGCGCATTGGTGAATGTCACCACTCTTAAATGCGCAGTTCGGATAGCAAGTATATTAGCCAAGTAAGAAACAATAGGGATAGCCAAAATCAGCCACAGAAACTTTTGGTCGGGTACTTTTGAGGTTAACGCAATGAGTTGTCCTGGCATTAGAGCAGAGCCCACGATGGTAGCCAACGCTTGTGATGCAAAAGATTGTATGAATGGGCTGCGTGTAGCAAAAATGGCCAAAGTTTTAATAGCCGCGACGGCGGTCCATGAATATTGACGGGCCTGGGCATGTCAGAATAGAGTCGGGAACTCGgcgcaaagacaagacatgACGAACCGTTTCAATAGCAAGAAGCCAGGTAACAGCTTTCGCGGCACCATCAAGTAGTACCGCACCGATATCAAACGGCACAGATCCAAGAAGCACACGCTGAACGGCCAACACAACTAGCAAAGTGCTAGTGATCCGCGGAGTAAGCGCTGTAATATCGGCCTCCATATCAACAAAGGGCGTGGCAGAGGATACTGCTGCCGACTTTGGTAACAAAGCCCCATAGATGATGACAAGAGCGACGAGCTCAATGGAAGACAAGACTGAACCAAGCAAGTTCGGTAACTGCCAACCAGCCAATGAACAAACCCcaaacaaagaaatcacCACTGAACCCCAGGCGGTAATCGCCAAACTTGTCCATCCATCAGACTGTCCCGATTGTGAGCGCCGGTGTTTGAGATTCAGCCGTCTCTCGATGAAAAATAATACTGAAATCAAAACAGGCTGACAGCAGTCAGCATAGGTTCAGACAAGTTACAGGTTATGAAAGAGTCTAACTTGTAAGAAACCGGATGCGTTATTCTCAGCAGAGCAAATAGATGCCGCAGCTATAGCCACACCGACAATCCAGCAAGAACCTGTTCTGGGCTTGGTTTCATGTTGGAACGGAAAGGTCAAGCCTTTTTCTCTGGCTCTGCCTCTAGGTCGTCGGATATACCTTGACAGGAACAAAATTAGAATCCAGCTCAAAGCATCGGATTCAATCTGAATCGATCTCGAAGAGGTCCAGAATTGGGCTGCACTGGCGGCGAACACACAACCCGCAATGGAACCCACGAAGCGATCCGGGTGGCCGAGGCGATCGATTTGAGATCGCCACATGGTCCGATGAGCCCCACAAACAGGGAGTAATATTTTGGATGACCAAATAGCTGGGTAAGATGCTGGTGTATCTTATAAAGCTAAAGAGTAGCTggggagatgatggcggtgatggctTCGGAATCGGCGTTGGTTACCAGGAATTTTCTCGCAGTATACTCATCTCTTGCAGGCGGCTTCACAGGCAGCAGCGGACAAAAACGCTACAGAGCTTTTCTTATTTGCCCAACCCGTAACCTATAGACAGATGGTTGTAGATCTCGACTCAGAAAGCGTTTTGTTGTTCTGGGGCTATGCCCCCAAGTATTCTTTATAGGTATGACAGGAAAACTCATCCGTTACACAACGGAAATGAGCTCAACCTATAGCAATTTTGTTAGTGGCAAGCTCGTAACTTAACGCTGACAGCTTGCATCTGTTGGTTGTTAGTGATGATCATCCCAGTGATGTGGATACCTCCCACCACAAGAGGTTGCATTCCACCTAACATTGCAggctttgttctttgtttcttctttcagaGTAAGCCACGGGCCTTTCGGAGGCGTTTGATACTGGCCTCTTTCCCCGACCTTGCATGGCTAGATCGCCATAACCCGTCCACTCATTGtttgtctttgtcttgttcaaaTTCCTGACGGCGTGGTACTACATGTGAAAGCAGCATGATATAACGCCATGCCCTTGATCATCCTAATTTAGCACCATCTGTTATGGGGGAGTTTGCAGTCTGTCAGCACCAAGTTTGGCACGCCGTAATATAAGTGAAGGCGGCTATGCACGATTTGCACAGCTGGCCAATCTGTATTGAAGCCTTTGAATTGGAAATCTTGTAGAGTAATGGTAGACACTTTGAGCCCATAAATGCTTTGTCGTGGATAGAAGTAGCTGTGAGTCGCGGAAGATGAAAGTGCGCCACGATAGCTGCTAAACCCTGAGCGTGTCTGTTTCCCCCTCAACAACGGTCTCGTCCGCAGTACAAACAAATCTAAAGCAAGAGCGCGAACaagtccaagtccaagtagTCTAACTCTCTGTCGTTGTAGACTATAAAGGCAAAGGTATCAAAGTCTGAATTAGATTTATAGTAGAAAAGGGTCAAGAAACGTATTCAACTCACTCGTCCCTTTCGCCACGGCTCTTCGGTGCTTGATGACGTCAAGACAGAAGTCGGGCCAGCACCAATATTGCAATGGAATTGTCAAAAGAACCAGCATTCAGTTGTCATGCTCGAACAATCATGCTCCTATTGAGCAAGTCGAGAGTCAGCCCGTTCAAGTCCAACAGATGATATGACCACATCAGACGGGATTTCAGGCACACGCTCCTTTCTCACTTGTCAGGGCGTCGTATCACAAAAAGAGTGATAGAGGATCAATTGGGGCAAATGCGATGTTGTTGATAGATGGCAGCTAGGTCTTGTGAAAGGACTGTATTCATCTCTGCCCTTCTTTCATCAAGTTGGGGCTTTGTTCCTTTACATATTCGTTTTTTGTGGCGGCTAAGTTCTAAATTGTTGCGGCACAACTTTTTCCTCTCTACCATCTGACATGTCGTGAAGAGTTGGCTAACAAGAAGGAATGTTCACATCATGAATGTGTTCAAACATTAGTAAACAGCCCTTTGGTTCAAATCATGAATATGTTCAAAACTTTAGTGAACAACCCATTGCTGACATTATCTACCCGAATATAAGGCAGTGAGACCATGGCAAAACTATAAAAGGAGGCTTCGCTTCCGAAGAATTATCTATTTTCCTCATCACCAAACACAAAACAACATTTCCACCAAGCTCTGAGTAGATATCccaacaaacaaaaacaacattTCCACCAAGTTCTGAAATTGATATCCCATCATACACACTTATCCGCATCAACACTCAAATCAAGCCAATATGAAGTTCTCAacctccatcatcgccatttttgccctctttgccTCCACAGAGGCCTGCCAGTGCATTTCTGCCGATGGCGTCAATGTGGCCTCCACCTACAATTGCTGCCGAGAGGCTGGCGGAATTCCCCGTGGTTACCAATGTCCAGCTCAACAAATCCACAAGAAACTCACCGCCTTTGCCAAGTGTTGCAAGGCATATGGTGATCGTTCGGACTGTCGCTGTCCTAGGGGTTGTAACGGTGGGCTCGACTCCCTGTTTGACCTGTTTTTCCGTGATTGAGTGCCTCTATTAAACTGATTGGGAGGTTAACGATATTCCCAAATATTCCGGTCACGTCAAGAAGGAGCAGGTAGTTGCTGCTTTCATCCCAGAGCCTATCTCAGGACAAAGTTTCCAAGTCTCATTGAACTTTGGTTACTCATATGTGTTTTACTCAGATTCAACAGCTAGTTTAATAGCAGTCCTAGTTAATTTAGTCCCTTTACTTAGTTTTGGTATAATCAACACTCGAGCTTGCGTACAAACAATGCAAGTCAGGGTAACTAGATTATAAATTCATTcatttagtattttaacaATGTCCTACTAGCTagataataataacttacgTGTTTAGTTACAGTTGTAATAACTATTATGTGATAAAGTAATCCCTGAAATTCTATGATATAATCTACTTATTATAGAAATTCAGTAAAAGTgatagtaatagtaataaaagtagACTTTAGTATAAACACTAGTCCTGTCATTACTGCTACCATTGCTACCATTATTCTCCTCCTTCCATTTCAACCTCTGCTGCCCATTGGTATATCTGGGCGCCATTATTTTCATATATACCTTCACTGGCTCCAATGCTAGAGCCATCATCGTTGTCACTATAATAATCGTCATTGTCACCGTCGTCATCTACATTTTCCTCTCCAACTACACCACAAATGGAAATAATGCGAAGAAGGTCCCACGATAGCTGTAGAAGATCGAAATTTGGCATGTGTGCTGAGTCGTTTGCTGTCAATGTGAAAACCTGGCCAGTTTTCAAACGTAGGCCACTTGCACGATGCGCCAACATATATCCCCATGTAGTAA is a window encoding:
- a CDS encoding uncharacterized protein (EggNog:ENOG41~TransMembrane:1 (o17-36i)) → MPGQLIALTSKVPDQKFLWLILAIPIVSYLANILAIRTAHLRVVTFTNAHEHPVETLINRANANFNDLLLGQSQSYAAACDEYRRRYNYEPPPGFEEWFNYAKSHDSQIIDDFDVIYESIKPLWNYSGKEINQVMKDVQIYSGNELWSCKFAGQTGHTKCLHNWRSFDRHVSQLFNQLMSDVKGPPDVEFLVNHLDEPRVVFPGKHEQSNHRTGVKLENLSRAPTWSALTQHCDDTEIQSAADATPPVNSFGLPFVQDGASSKDICKHPDYEHMHGLLMSPTSFQLIEGMIPVLSTGSLSTMGDILFPSPAYTESEFIYNDTHDPDWSKKRNNVYWAGSTSGAYAADSLWKNYHRHRFVNLIQMLDKKQFAYLADKGGLVQRVASSFLNSRLFDVAFTKIY
- a CDS encoding uncharacterized protein (EggNog:ENOG41), with the protein product MGLKPLRKLDDGSVVVQFHWLKAGRLRPAQRQNDVDLDLILAKAGLGSITTWGYMLAHRASGLRLKTGQVFTLTANDSAHMPNFDLLQLSWDLLRIISICGVVGEENVDDDGDNDDYYSDNDDGSSIGASEGIYENNGAQIYQWAAEVEMEGGE